From Vibrio aerogenes, a single genomic window includes:
- a CDS encoding Ig-like domain-containing protein — MKCLYKTTYPLAIMLSVGSVCASAHDFTPDVNPAGLPSAFTKTTLASSVASASTTDTVTLTVSVTPSDATGYITFMDGPTVLGAAPLSSGAASFTAVLTEGTHNLSAKYNGAPAYKDSMSQPVTLTVETSDYGSWTSGACGRGTASYLLDSGTFTEQGATYTTSTDSDSAVCVTGSDAALVLEQPTITTSGESSSNEESSFFGLNAAVLNYDGGNLTIHGGSITSTGMGANSVFAYGSGVISVSDTTMKATADGGHAVFAAGGGTIIANNVDALTTGASSSVVGTDRGSGTVIVHGGTYKATGMRSAGIYSTGTITASDATFTTTNAEVVVLEGSNVVTLDNVTLNGISDLDEHRGVFLYQSMSGDADNSECGVGSCFTMTGGVFNYTDTSNTSETATDNCAAFVVANQTGTMTLNDVEVNNSCPTLLLSALNKHWDYKGGIANFTANGVKLAGDVIVDDVSTADITLAHSDLQPSELKGAINTDNTASSVSLTLDAESQWLVTGTSYLTSLTDTDTTYSNIRCATEDCKVYVDGTEIEIQ, encoded by the coding sequence ATGAAATGTTTATATAAAACAACTTATCCCCTGGCAATTATGTTGTCCGTTGGCTCAGTCTGTGCAAGTGCGCATGATTTTACACCGGATGTCAATCCTGCGGGTTTACCGTCCGCGTTTACTAAAACAACACTGGCTTCATCTGTCGCTTCTGCAAGCACAACAGACACTGTGACACTCACGGTCTCTGTCACACCTTCAGATGCAACCGGCTACATTACCTTTATGGATGGCCCGACAGTATTGGGGGCTGCACCTTTGTCTTCCGGGGCTGCATCATTCACAGCCGTCCTGACGGAAGGAACTCACAATCTTTCTGCAAAATATAATGGTGCGCCAGCGTACAAAGATAGTATGTCTCAGCCGGTCACTTTGACCGTTGAAACATCAGACTACGGCAGCTGGACATCAGGTGCATGCGGCCGGGGAACCGCATCTTATCTGCTTGATTCCGGTACATTCACTGAACAAGGTGCAACTTATACCACAAGTACTGACAGTGATAGTGCTGTCTGTGTGACCGGTTCTGATGCTGCACTGGTGCTGGAACAACCAACCATTACAACATCCGGTGAAAGTTCAAGTAATGAAGAGAGCAGCTTCTTTGGTCTCAATGCCGCTGTACTGAATTATGATGGCGGTAATCTGACCATTCATGGCGGTAGCATTACCTCTACAGGTATGGGCGCGAATTCTGTTTTTGCTTATGGTTCCGGCGTTATTTCTGTCTCGGATACAACCATGAAAGCAACTGCTGACGGCGGTCACGCAGTTTTCGCAGCCGGAGGCGGCACCATTATCGCAAATAATGTGGACGCATTAACGACAGGTGCTTCAAGTTCGGTTGTAGGTACGGATCGGGGCAGCGGTACAGTGATTGTTCACGGTGGTACTTATAAAGCCACAGGTATGCGTTCTGCTGGTATCTATTCTACAGGTACCATTACTGCTTCCGATGCGACATTTACGACGACCAATGCTGAAGTGGTTGTACTGGAAGGCAGTAATGTCGTCACTCTGGACAATGTGACCCTCAATGGTATCTCTGATCTGGATGAACACCGCGGTGTCTTCCTGTATCAAAGTATGTCCGGTGATGCGGACAACAGTGAATGCGGTGTGGGTTCCTGCTTTACAATGACCGGGGGTGTCTTCAACTATACCGATACCTCGAACACTTCAGAGACGGCAACCGATAACTGTGCAGCATTTGTGGTTGCGAACCAGACAGGGACGATGACCCTGAATGATGTTGAAGTGAACAACAGTTGTCCGACACTCTTGTTGTCCGCACTGAACAAACACTGGGACTACAAGGGCGGTATTGCAAACTTCACTGCAAACGGAGTCAAACTGGCCGGGGATGTGATTGTGGATGATGTCAGTACAGCGGATATCACTCTGGCACACAGTGATCTGCAACCATCCGAATTGAAAGGCGCTATCAATACAGATAACACGGCATCCAGTGTCTCTTTGACCTTAGATGCTGAAAGCCAGTGGCTGGTGACCGGTACTTCTTATCTGACTTCATTAACGGATACAGATACAACTTACAGCAATATTCGCTGCGCGACAGAAGACTGTAAAGTGTATGTGGATGGCACCGAAATTGAAATTCAATAA